The following nucleotide sequence is from Methylocella tundrae.
TCACCGCCGCCATGGTCGTCAGGGTCCACACGAGCAGCCCGACAAGCACCGCCACCGTCAGCCCGGCGCCAGCGTATATCCAGCTGAGCGGCGTGTTGGTCTGCACAATCCGGTCTGCCTGTTCGATGGGTCGCCGCCGGAAAATAGCGAAAAGAATCAGAGCGCTGATAATGATGATTATACCCAGCGAAACAGCGATAAGACCGCGCGTTAACGGCGCGATCGCGGAAGCGCCGGAGCCGTATCCTGTCAGATAATTCAGCGGAAATTCGCTCATGCGCCCGGCGCCTGGTGATCAAATCCGGCGGTAAACGTCGCTATTTGATGTTGGTTCCGGACTGTGCGGTTCATGCGGCGGACGCGAGGGAACGGGGTGCGCGCCGCGGCGTTACGAGCTCAATCCAGACAAGGAGGGATTTGATGATGGTTACATTGAACGATGCGCGCCGCGTGATCGCCGCGGCGGAAACAAAAGCGCAGGAAATCGGTCAGCCGTCCAACATCGCGGTGGTGGATGCCGGCGGAAATCTCGTCGCCTTTGCCCGGATGGATAAAGCCTGGATGGGCAGCATCGATATTGCGATCAACAAGGCGTTCACTGCGAGAGCCTTCGACATATCGACTGAAAAGCTTGGCGAGCTGAGCCAGCCGGGCGGCCAATTTTTTGGCATCCTCGCCAGTAATCACGGGCGGGTCATGATTTTTGCCGGGGGCGTTCCGCTCAGGAAGGGCGATGAGATTGTTGGCGCGATTGGCGTCAGCGGGGGCATGAAGGATCAGGATATTGCGTTGGCCGAGGCTGGCGCGCGCGCCTTTTAGGGCTGCCGCGCCTCCCCTTTATTGGCGCGATGCAGAGTCGACTTTGAGAATGGTTTTGTGTCGGCGTGACGGCTGATCTATGAGGCCATCCGCGCATGCCTTATCGGCCGCCCGGGCGCGATGGTTTGCGCCGCCATGACAATGGCCTTCGCATCAATGCCAAAATGGCGGTAGAGGTCGGCCAGCGTTCCGGTCTGGCCGAAGTGCTCGACGCCCAGTGATCGGGTGCGATGGCCGAGGACGGAACCAAGCCACGCGAGCGTCGCGGGGTGGCCGTCGAGGACCGTGACAAGGCCGCAATGGGATGGAACCTCAGTGAGCAGGCGCTCTATGTGGCTTCGCGCCGTGGCGACGCCATGCTCGCGCGCGCGGCTTGCCGCCGTCCAGCCGGCGTTGAGCCGATCGGCCGAGGTGACGGCGAGGAGGCCAACGTCCCGCCGGTCTTCCGCCATCAGGCCGATGGCGGCGATAGCCTCCGGGGCGAGGGCGCCCGTGTAGGCGACGACGATCTGCGCATTCGGGCCGGGCCTGCGCATCCAATAGGCGCCGTCGATAATGTCGCGCGAGAGGGCGGGGGTGAGAATTCTTTGAGGCTGCTCGAGCGAACGGGTTGAGAGGCGCAGATAGACCGCGCCGCCTCGCTCGTCCCGCAGCCAGCTCGTTTGGTCCGGCTCTCCTTCGCCGGAGCGCTGAATATAGTCGAACGACCAGCGCATGATGGTCGCCAGCTCGTCGACGAAGGCGGGCTCGAAGCTGGCGAGGCCGTCCTGCGCCATGCCGATGAGTGGCGTTGCGATTGACTGATGGGCGCCGCCTTCTGGCGCCAGCGTCACGCCGGAAGGCGTCGCGACGAGGATAAAGCGGGCGTCCTGGTAGCAGGCATAATTCAAGGCGTCGAGCCCGCGCTCGATGAACGGATCGTAGAGCGTGCCGATGGGCAGGACACGCTCGCCAAAGAGCGTGTGCGACAGCCCGAGCGCGGAAAGCATGGAAAACAGGTTCATCTCGGCAATGCCGAGTTCGACGTGTTGTCCGGCGGGAGAGAAGGTCCAATGGAATGTCGAGGGAATACGTTGGGCCTTGAATGTGTCGGCGATCTCCTCGCGAGCAAATAGCCCGCGTCGGTTAACCCAGGCGCCGAGGTTCGTCGAGACCGTGACGTCCGGCGAGGTCGTGACGATGCGCTTCGCCAGCTCCGTATCGGCCTTGGCGATTTCATGCATCAGAACGCCGAAGCCCTGCTGCGTTGACATCGCTGTCTGCGCCGGGGCGGCGATGTCGGGAACGTTGATCGCCGGCGCCTCGAAGCGCCGCCGCCCCCGCTGAACAAAGGGCGCGTTCGCCACGAACGCTTCGATTTCCTCCGGCGACCGGTCGAGCCCCTCGAGGAGATCCCATTCGTGACCCTCGCGGATGTTCATCGCCTGACGTAGCGTTTCGATCTGCGCGGGGGTCATCAAGCCCGCGTGGTTGTCCTTGTGGCCGGCAAGCGGCAGACTGAAGCCTTTGATCGTGTAAGCGATGAAGCAGACCGGACGGTCATGTGTCCGGGCATCCTCAAAGGCCTTGAGCAGCGAGGGCAGATCATGGCCGCCGAGATTGCTCATCAGCCGGAGGAGTTCGTCGTCGCTGCGCCGTTCGATGAGGCGTGAGGCCGCGCCTTGATCGCCAAGATCATCAAGGAGACGCTTTCGCCACGCGCCGGGTCCCTGGAAAGTCAGCGCTGAATACAGCTGGTTCGGACAGCGGTCTATCCAATCACGCAATACTTCGCCGCCGGGCTCTGCGAAGGCCTGCTGTTGTAGCGTCCCGTACTTGAGGATGACGACATCCCAGCCGAAGTTTTGGAACATCGATTCGAAACGCGCCCAAAGCCCCTCGCGCACCACGGCGTCGAGGCTCTGGCGGTTATAATCAACAATCCACCATGTGTTTCTGAGGCCCTGCTTCCAGCCTTCAAGGAGCGCTTCAAAGATGTTGCCTTCGTCCATTTCGGCGTCGCCGATCAGGGCGATCATGCGTCCTTCCGGCAGATCGGTCCCCCAGCCCTTGGCCCTTACATAATCCTGCGCAAGCGACGCAAAGAGCGTTTGGGCGACGCCGAGACCGACAGATCCGGTCGAAAAATCGACGTCATCAATATCTTTGGTGCGGGAAGGATAGGATTGGGCGCCTTTGTAGCCGCGGAAATTCTCAAGTTTCTCTCGAGTCTGATGTCCGAACAGGTATTGGATCGCGTGGAAAATCGGGCTGGCGTGCGGCTTCACGGCGACCCGGTCTTCGGGCTTCAACACCGCAAAATAGAGCGCCGTCATGATCGTCGCCATTGACGCCGAAGAGGCCTGATGGCCGCCGACCTTCAGGCCATCCACATTTGCGCGCAGATGGTTCGCGTTGTGAATCATCCACGTTGCGAGCCACAAGACTTTACATTCAATCTCTGCGAGAACAGGTAGACGGAGATCGGTCATGCGCTAGCTCCTTTGAAGCCCTAGTTTAGGTGGCCAGCGCTGGCGATTGGAGCTAAATTGCGCCGGCAAGCCAATCAGTTTTGGCTGAATCAGCTAATGTGGGCTGGAAAATCGCGAGCATCGGCTCATGCGGGATATTGATGAAATCGATCGGAAGATTATCGCCGCCGTTCAAAACGACGGCCGGATCACGACGCATGAGCTTGCCGCCCGCGTCGGCCTTTCGCCGTCGCCTTGCGCGCGACGCGTTCGGACGCTGGAAGACAGCGGCATCATCAAGGGATATACGGCGATCATCGATCAGTCGAAGGTCGGGTTGCCGATCAGCGCCTTCGCGTCGATAAAGCTCGAACGTCAGCGCGAAGCAGATCTCGATCGTTTCGCGCATGCCGTCGCGCGCTGGCCGGAGGTCGCCGATTGCTACCTGATGACCGGCCAACGTGATTATCTGCTGCGCATCGTAGTACGCGATCTTGAAGCCTACGAGCGTTTCCTCAAAGACAAGCTGACACGTCTCGATGGCGTCGCCTCGATCGAAACGAGTTTCGCGCTCGGTCAGGTCAAGCGGTCCGAAGTGCTTCCGTTGCGCTAAAGTATGACGCCGAAAAGTTGAAGACTTTCTGGGACGGCGTCATGCTGTAAGAGGCCTAAAGAGCAGAATGCGTTTCCGTTTGAACGCATTCTGCTCAAGGCGCGCCGCCTATCCTGCAACATCCGGCGCGCGCCAAAGTCAGGCGATGCGGGCCCGTGGGCGCAACGTATCGACGGTCTCGCGGATTGTCAGATCGTATTTGCGCTCATCTCTTTGGCGATATGATCTGCCTGGCGGATCGCCAGGGCGACGATGGTCAGCGTTGGATTTTCGCAGGCGCCTGTCGTGAACTGAGAGCCGTCCGATACGAACAGGTTCTTGATGTCATGCGTCTGGCCATGCTTGTTCACAACACCATCGCGCGGCTTCTCGGACATGCGGTTTGTGCCGAGATTATGCGTCGACGGATATGGGGTCTGGGGGAACACGCGGGTGGCGCCGACAGCCTCATAAAGCGCCGTTGCGCGCTGATAGGCATGGTTGCGCATGGCGACGTCATTGGCGTGATCATCATAATGCACATTGGCGACCGGAAGGCCGAACTTGTCTTTCGCAACAGGGTCCAGAGTGATCCGATTGGTCTCCTGCGGCATGTCTTCCCCGACGATCCAGAGACCCGCCATGTTCTGGTAGGAATCAAGCGCAGAGGTGAACTCGCGTCCCCAGGCCCCCGGATCAAGAAAGGCCGCCATGAAGGGCAGGCCGACAGAGATTGTTTCGAATTCGTAGCCGCCGGAAAAGCCGCGTTCTGGCTTGTGCGCCGCCTCGTCGCGGACGATGCCCGCCATCGTCGTGCCGCGATACATGTGAACAGGCTCGTCGAATATGGCGAAGACGGCGCCTGTCGTATGACGCATGTAATTGCGGCCGACCTGACCTGACGAATTGGCGAGGCCGTTCGGAAACAGAGACGAGGCGGAATTAAGCAGCAGCCTCGGGCTTTCGATCGAATTGCCGGCGACGCAGACAACCCGCGCCTTCTGCCGTTGCAGCGTTCCGGCGCTGTTTGC
It contains:
- a CDS encoding GlcG/HbpS family heme-binding protein translates to MVTLNDARRVIAAAETKAQEIGQPSNIAVVDAGGNLVAFARMDKAWMGSIDIAINKAFTARAFDISTEKLGELSQPGGQFFGILASNHGRVMIFAGGVPLRKGDEIVGAIGVSGGMKDQDIALAEAGARAF
- a CDS encoding transketolase — encoded protein: MTDLRLPVLAEIECKVLWLATWMIHNANHLRANVDGLKVGGHQASSASMATIMTALYFAVLKPEDRVAVKPHASPIFHAIQYLFGHQTREKLENFRGYKGAQSYPSRTKDIDDVDFSTGSVGLGVAQTLFASLAQDYVRAKGWGTDLPEGRMIALIGDAEMDEGNIFEALLEGWKQGLRNTWWIVDYNRQSLDAVVREGLWARFESMFQNFGWDVVILKYGTLQQQAFAEPGGEVLRDWIDRCPNQLYSALTFQGPGAWRKRLLDDLGDQGAASRLIERRSDDELLRLMSNLGGHDLPSLLKAFEDARTHDRPVCFIAYTIKGFSLPLAGHKDNHAGLMTPAQIETLRQAMNIREGHEWDLLEGLDRSPEEIEAFVANAPFVQRGRRRFEAPAINVPDIAAPAQTAMSTQQGFGVLMHEIAKADTELAKRIVTTSPDVTVSTNLGAWVNRRGLFAREEIADTFKAQRIPSTFHWTFSPAGQHVELGIAEMNLFSMLSALGLSHTLFGERVLPIGTLYDPFIERGLDALNYACYQDARFILVATPSGVTLAPEGGAHQSIATPLIGMAQDGLASFEPAFVDELATIMRWSFDYIQRSGEGEPDQTSWLRDERGGAVYLRLSTRSLEQPQRILTPALSRDIIDGAYWMRRPGPNAQIVVAYTGALAPEAIAAIGLMAEDRRDVGLLAVTSADRLNAGWTAASRAREHGVATARSHIERLLTEVPSHCGLVTVLDGHPATLAWLGSVLGHRTRSLGVEHFGQTGTLADLYRHFGIDAKAIVMAAQTIAPGRPIRHARMAS
- a CDS encoding Lrp/AsnC family transcriptional regulator; the encoded protein is MRDIDEIDRKIIAAVQNDGRITTHELAARVGLSPSPCARRVRTLEDSGIIKGYTAIIDQSKVGLPISAFASIKLERQREADLDRFAHAVARWPEVADCYLMTGQRDYLLRIVVRDLEAYERFLKDKLTRLDGVASIETSFALGQVKRSEVLPLR
- a CDS encoding GMC family oxidoreductase, whose product is MAKFDLNDDSVVVIVGSGAGGGTLGAELALKGVKTVILEAGQRFEIEDFINDEWASFTQLSWSDMRTTSGSWRIHRDFPNLPAWIVKAVGGTTVHWAGASLRIQDYEFQTRSHYGQIEGAHLLDWPLTLKELEPYYEKAENKMGVTRTNGIPGLPGNNNFKVLEAGAKKLGYKEVHTGRMAINSEPRDGRGSCQQIGFCFQGCKSGAKWSTLYTEIPKGEETGNLEVRPDSQAVRIEHDASGKVTGVVYANSAGTLQRQKARVVCVAGNSIESPRLLLNSASSLFPNGLANSSGQVGRNYMRHTTGAVFAIFDEPVHMYRGTTMAGIVRDEAAHKPERGFSGGYEFETISVGLPFMAAFLDPGAWGREFTSALDSYQNMAGLWIVGEDMPQETNRITLDPVAKDKFGLPVANVHYDDHANDVAMRNHAYQRATALYEAVGATRVFPQTPYPSTHNLGTNRMSEKPRDGVVNKHGQTHDIKNLFVSDGSQFTTGACENPTLTIVALAIRQADHIAKEMSANTI